A region of Desulfolithobacter dissulfuricans DNA encodes the following proteins:
- a CDS encoding KamA family radical SAM protein, translated as MNNELDSYTTELIDRLYAGEDGAKPDDTLQAEINTMVIRAEEEDLTGPIVELFARLKALREEENIRADSLGLKREQLEALARKHQEIDEHMVSVGGRVDRARPIVEAANARVDAYLDVKDQEAPSGIELWDRILENQARIRQALGMDEEAWNTFSGQIRHAVSSVEELARLIELPADAVADIARVTRNYRMRLTPYYTSLIMPRLNDPIMLQSIPTGEMVDNAGVEIPPVAADHSPARLVDQFYPRVVTIKSTNMCAMYCTHCLRIAHIGKKDKMFSKQAYGEALDYIRANKRIRDVLVTGGDAFVLPNSLLKWLLDELDSIDHVRMKRLGTRVPVTVPMRIDDELLDILEASNDRKPLRVVTQINTAQEITPVSRAAFKNISKRVSAVLNQAVLLRGINDSQVKMWKLCETIHESYVRPYYIFNCSYRNPQFVHFRVPVEKGRDIVESMYGNISGDAIPRYIATAGGKIPMHRSNVMGREGNELILKKPWSGEEVRYPDADPEVYGDDDNFSFARYGK; from the coding sequence ATGAATAACGAACTGGACAGCTATACCACGGAACTGATTGACAGACTGTATGCCGGAGAAGACGGCGCCAAACCGGACGACACCCTGCAGGCGGAAATAAACACCATGGTAATCAGGGCCGAAGAGGAGGACCTGACCGGTCCCATCGTCGAGCTCTTTGCCCGCCTCAAGGCCCTCCGGGAAGAGGAGAATATCCGTGCGGACAGCCTGGGGCTCAAGCGGGAGCAGCTGGAGGCCCTGGCCCGCAAGCATCAGGAGATCGACGAGCACATGGTTTCCGTGGGCGGACGGGTCGACCGGGCCAGGCCCATTGTCGAGGCTGCCAACGCCAGGGTGGACGCCTACCTGGATGTCAAGGACCAGGAGGCGCCGAGTGGAATCGAGCTCTGGGACCGGATACTGGAGAACCAGGCCCGGATCCGCCAGGCCCTTGGCATGGATGAGGAGGCCTGGAATACCTTTTCCGGCCAGATCCGCCATGCGGTTTCTTCGGTGGAGGAGCTGGCCCGGCTCATCGAGCTGCCCGCAGATGCGGTGGCAGATATTGCCCGGGTGACCAGAAATTACCGGATGCGGCTGACGCCCTATTACACCAGCCTGATCATGCCGCGCCTCAACGATCCCATTATGCTTCAGTCCATTCCCACCGGGGAAATGGTGGATAATGCCGGGGTCGAGATTCCGCCGGTGGCCGCGGACCATTCCCCGGCCCGGCTGGTGGACCAGTTTTATCCCCGGGTGGTGACCATCAAGTCGACTAACATGTGTGCCATGTATTGCACCCACTGCCTGCGGATCGCCCACATCGGCAAGAAGGACAAAATGTTCTCCAAACAGGCTTACGGTGAGGCCCTGGACTACATCCGGGCCAATAAGAGGATTCGCGATGTCCTGGTCACCGGCGGGGACGCTTTTGTCCTGCCCAACTCCCTGCTCAAGTGGCTGCTCGACGAGCTCGACTCCATTGACCACGTGAGGATGAAACGACTGGGGACCAGGGTCCCTGTGACCGTGCCCATGCGTATCGACGATGAACTCCTCGATATCCTTGAGGCATCCAATGACCGAAAACCGCTCCGGGTGGTTACCCAGATCAATACGGCCCAGGAGATCACCCCGGTATCCCGGGCCGCCTTTAAAAACATTTCCAAACGGGTCAGTGCAGTGCTCAACCAGGCCGTCCTGCTGCGGGGTATCAACGACTCGCAGGTCAAGATGTGGAAGCTGTGCGAGACCATCCACGAGTCCTATGTGCGTCCCTACTACATCTTCAACTGTTCCTACCGGAACCCGCAGTTCGTCCACTTCCGGGTCCCGGTGGAAAAAGGCCGCGATATTGTTGAATCCATGTACGGCAACATCTCCGGTGATGCCATCCCACGGTACATTGCCACCGCCGGCGGCAAGATTCCCATGCACCGCTCCAACGTGATGGGCCGGGAAGGCAACGAGCTGATCCTGAAAAAACCGTGGTCAGGTGAAGAGGTCCGCTATCCCGATGCCGATCCGGAAGTGTACGGGGACGACGACAACTTTTCCTTTGCCCGGTACGGAAAATGA
- a CDS encoding M20 family metallopeptidase, whose protein sequence is MSVDQALSFLEQRDQDLFSLLRELVLISSYTGDKSGVDRVGAVIRKRLEGLGLELETVRVREFGDHLIFRTRASHSQPYILVTGHMDTVFPEESGFNWYREDGPRVHGPGVIDMKGGLVTTIGAVQALARAGVLEQLPLVLLFNSDEEMGSPSSLELIQELARGACCGLVTECGGLSGEVVTGRRGKTGYRLEIRGQAGHAAFVGRNKASAVLELARKVLALEELNKPEQGVVVNVGIIQGGIGPNTVPEQAEARIDTRYTTRAAGLELEERIGRIAETCVTPGTTARLETTNRRPVLEETAANRDLFILAAEQARRLGIGICREVRQGVSDANTMGEFIPVLDGLGPIGEHDHSDREYMLRDSLPARTRLLTALLPALAGKFSTPAAR, encoded by the coding sequence ATGAGTGTCGACCAGGCTCTGTCCTTTCTGGAGCAGCGTGACCAGGACCTTTTTTCACTCCTGCGGGAACTGGTCCTCATTTCCAGCTACACCGGCGACAAGTCAGGGGTGGACAGGGTCGGGGCGGTCATCCGGAAACGGCTTGAGGGGCTCGGGCTGGAACTGGAAACCGTGCGGGTTCGGGAGTTCGGCGACCACCTGATCTTCCGGACCCGGGCCAGCCACAGCCAGCCCTATATCCTGGTGACCGGACATATGGATACCGTGTTTCCGGAAGAGAGCGGTTTTAACTGGTACCGGGAAGACGGACCACGGGTCCATGGTCCGGGGGTCATTGACATGAAAGGCGGGCTGGTGACCACCATCGGCGCGGTCCAGGCCCTGGCCCGGGCGGGAGTTCTGGAGCAGTTGCCGCTGGTTCTTCTGTTCAACTCCGACGAGGAGATGGGCTCGCCATCCTCCCTCGAACTCATCCAGGAGCTGGCCAGGGGAGCCTGCTGTGGGCTGGTCACCGAGTGCGGGGGCCTTTCGGGAGAAGTGGTCACCGGGCGGCGCGGCAAAACCGGCTACCGCCTGGAAATCAGAGGCCAGGCCGGGCATGCCGCCTTTGTCGGTCGAAACAAGGCCAGTGCGGTCCTGGAACTGGCCCGCAAGGTTCTTGCCCTGGAAGAGCTCAACAAGCCCGAACAGGGCGTGGTGGTCAACGTGGGTATCATCCAGGGAGGCATAGGTCCCAACACGGTGCCGGAACAGGCCGAGGCCCGGATCGACACCCGGTACACCACCAGGGCGGCAGGCCTGGAACTGGAGGAGCGGATCGGGCGGATCGCTGAAACCTGCGTAACTCCGGGAACCACCGCCCGGCTGGAGACCACCAACCGGCGGCCGGTCCTGGAAGAAACCGCAGCCAACAGGGATTTGTTCATCCTGGCTGCCGAGCAGGCAAGGCGACTCGGTATCGGGATCTGTCGGGAGGTCCGCCAGGGGGTTTCGGACGCCAACACCATGGGCGAATTTATCCCGGTTCTCGACGGGCTGGGTCCCATCGGGGAGCATGACCACAGCGACAGAGAATACATGCTCCGGGACAGCCTGCCGGCCCGGACCCGCCTCCTCACCGCCCTGCTGCCCGCCCTGGCCGGGAAATTCTCGACTCCTGCAGCCCGCTGA
- a CDS encoding universal stress protein has protein sequence MSDFKKIMVPLAFSAFSQDILQFAAKLAKPLDAELILINVINERDIETVQVITSFGYEVDEEHYLQQLQQQRIGMLEEMMKKVDFPEEQVRFVFKVGRPASTLLKFAVKENVDMIVMGIKAKSELVHAFTGSVAEKLFRRSPVTIVSYRDEHNAGRLRKRILKDMDREK, from the coding sequence ATGTCAGATTTCAAGAAAATCATGGTTCCCCTGGCCTTCTCGGCATTCTCCCAGGATATTCTCCAGTTTGCCGCCAAGCTGGCAAAACCCCTGGATGCCGAGCTGATCCTCATTAATGTGATCAATGAAAGGGATATCGAGACCGTGCAGGTGATCACCTCGTTCGGATACGAGGTGGACGAGGAACATTATCTACAGCAGCTGCAGCAGCAGCGTATCGGTATGCTCGAGGAGATGATGAAAAAGGTGGATTTTCCCGAGGAGCAGGTCCGCTTTGTCTTCAAGGTGGGCCGGCCGGCCTCAACCCTGCTGAAGTTTGCGGTCAAGGAAAATGTCGACATGATCGTCATGGGGATAAAGGCCAAATCCGAACTGGTCCATGCCTTCACCGGTTCCGTGGCAGAAAAGCTCTTCCGTCGCTCGCCGGTGACCATTGTCTCCTACCGGGACGAGCACAATGCCGGCCGTCTTCGCAAACGTATCCTGAAGGATATGGACCGGGAAAAATAA
- a CDS encoding TRAP transporter permease, which translates to MSKIRVEKVDDGVEVARKLAEAEEGIGRKPEGWQKYLIPTIAVCWSLFQLALPKWILLDSTYIRAIHLAFALAIVYLNYPLFKKPYFGLKYFAEHKKIPLLDMLLAVTAALAALYIIIDYEGITTRYGAPNTMDLVAGIGLVILLLEAARRTIGPALPFIGSCFIAYSFLGPYMPDLIAFKGTSLNRFVGQMTMSTEGIYGIPLDVSATIVFLFVLFGAMLDKAGAGHYFIQLALSLLGRFKGGPAKAAIMGSGLTGLVSGSSIANIVTTGTFTIPMMKKVGYPATKAAATEVAASTDGQLAPPIMGAAAFIIAEYVNVPYIEVVKAAAVPAFASYAALFFISHIEASKLGIRGLPKSELPPFFQTLLSGVHYLVPLFMLLYELIVVRHSPELAAFNAIWVMAIIMLLQEPFLAWKNKKPLGPAFKKAIVQIFEALASGARNMVAVALATAAAGIIVGVVALGLGNLISEIIDVLSMGNVFLMLVITALASLIIGMGLPTTATYIVMASLTAPAIVNIGGMQGFIVPLMAAHLFCFYFGILADDTPPVGLAAYAAAAIAKSPPIATGIQGFMYDIRTAILPFMFIFNSDLILHNVSSWTQGILIFVMACIGNFAFASATQGWFITRNKPWEIPLFLCVTFILMRPDQIASWLGMPHDQRYWTYLIGLALYGMLYLMQRPRCRKDAGGQVAMSRA; encoded by the coding sequence ATGAGCAAAATTCGAGTCGAAAAGGTTGATGACGGAGTTGAGGTTGCCAGAAAACTGGCCGAAGCCGAGGAAGGGATCGGCCGAAAGCCGGAGGGCTGGCAGAAGTATCTTATACCAACCATTGCGGTCTGCTGGTCCCTTTTCCAGCTGGCCCTGCCCAAGTGGATCCTGCTGGATTCAACCTATATCCGGGCAATCCACCTGGCCTTTGCCCTGGCCATCGTCTACCTGAACTATCCCCTGTTCAAGAAACCCTATTTCGGCCTGAAATATTTCGCCGAGCATAAAAAAATTCCCCTGCTCGACATGCTCCTGGCCGTGACCGCCGCCCTGGCCGCCCTCTATATAATAATTGACTACGAGGGTATCACCACCAGGTACGGGGCCCCGAACACCATGGACCTGGTGGCCGGGATCGGCCTGGTTATCCTGTTGCTGGAGGCAGCCCGGCGGACCATCGGCCCTGCCCTGCCCTTTATCGGCTCCTGTTTTATCGCCTATTCCTTTCTCGGGCCCTACATGCCCGACCTGATCGCCTTCAAGGGCACCTCGTTGAACCGTTTTGTCGGGCAGATGACCATGTCCACCGAGGGTATCTACGGTATTCCCCTGGACGTGTCGGCGACCATCGTCTTTCTCTTTGTCCTTTTTGGCGCCATGCTGGACAAGGCCGGTGCCGGTCATTACTTCATCCAGCTGGCGCTCAGCCTGCTGGGGCGTTTCAAGGGCGGGCCGGCCAAGGCTGCGATCATGGGCTCGGGCCTGACCGGCCTGGTCTCCGGTTCCTCCATTGCCAATATCGTCACCACCGGCACCTTCACCATTCCCATGATGAAGAAGGTTGGCTATCCGGCCACCAAGGCCGCGGCCACCGAAGTGGCTGCCTCCACCGACGGGCAGCTTGCGCCGCCGATCATGGGCGCGGCCGCTTTTATCATTGCCGAGTACGTCAACGTGCCCTATATCGAGGTCGTCAAGGCTGCCGCCGTTCCGGCCTTTGCCTCCTATGCGGCCCTGTTCTTCATCTCCCATATCGAAGCCTCCAAGCTCGGTATCCGCGGCCTGCCAAAGAGCGAACTGCCGCCCTTTTTCCAGACCCTGCTCTCCGGTGTCCATTACCTGGTGCCCCTGTTCATGCTCCTCTACGAGCTGATCGTGGTACGCCATTCGCCGGAACTGGCCGCCTTCAACGCCATCTGGGTCATGGCCATTATTATGCTCTTACAGGAGCCTTTCCTGGCCTGGAAGAACAAGAAACCCCTGGGTCCGGCCTTTAAAAAGGCCATTGTCCAGATTTTCGAGGCCCTGGCCTCCGGGGCCCGCAACATGGTGGCCGTGGCCCTGGCCACCGCCGCGGCCGGCATCATCGTCGGCGTGGTGGCCCTTGGTCTTGGCAACCTGATCTCGGAGATCATCGACGTGCTGTCCATGGGCAATGTCTTTTTGATGCTCGTCATTACCGCTCTCGCCAGCCTGATCATCGGCATGGGGCTGCCCACCACCGCCACCTATATCGTCATGGCCTCCCTGACCGCGCCTGCCATCGTCAACATCGGTGGCATGCAGGGCTTTATCGTTCCACTCATGGCAGCGCACCTGTTCTGCTTCTACTTCGGTATCCTGGCCGATGACACCCCGCCGGTGGGCCTGGCTGCCTATGCCGCCGCTGCCATTGCCAAGTCCCCGCCCATCGCCACCGGCATCCAGGGATTCATGTATGATATCAGGACGGCCATTCTGCCGTTCATGTTCATCTTCAACTCAGATCTGATTCTGCACAATGTCTCTTCCTGGACCCAGGGTATCCTGATTTTTGTCATGGCCTGTATCGGCAACTTTGCCTTTGCCTCGGCCACCCAGGGCTGGTTCATCACCAGAAACAAACCGTGGGAGATCCCTCTGTTCCTCTGCGTCACCTTTATCCTGATGCGACCGGATCAGATCGCCTCCTGGCTCGGCATGCCCCATGACCAGCGCTACTGGACCTACCTGATCGGGCTGGCCCTGTACGGTATGCTCTATCTCATGCAGCGGCCGCGATGCAGGAAGGATGCCGGCGGCCAGGTGGCCATGTCCCGGGCTTGA
- a CDS encoding TAXI family TRAP transporter solute-binding subunit, protein MKRGILATVALGAAMLFTLATAQAKTTFVTIGTGGITGVYYPTGGAIAKMVNKKRKQYGIRATVESTGGSVFNINAVMSGDLEFGIAQSDRQYQAVHGLAEWEKKGPQKDLRAVFSIHPESVTLVAAVDAGIKDIRDLKGKKVNIGNPGSGQRQNAIDALETVGIDYKKDLQAESAKASEAPGLLQDGRIDAFFYTVGHPSGAIKEATSGARKVRFASITGIDKLLAKYPYYASSVIPVAMYPGAQNDKDVPTFGVKATLVTSAKVPDDVVYAITKEVFDNFDDFKKLHPAYSTLTKESMLEGLSAPLHPGAVKYFKEVGLMK, encoded by the coding sequence ATGAAGCGAGGAATTTTAGCGACAGTTGCACTGGGAGCAGCCATGCTGTTCACCCTTGCCACGGCCCAGGCAAAGACAACCTTTGTCACCATCGGTACCGGCGGCATCACCGGTGTCTATTATCCCACTGGCGGCGCCATCGCCAAAATGGTGAACAAGAAGAGAAAGCAGTACGGCATCCGGGCCACTGTCGAGTCCACCGGCGGCTCGGTATTCAACATCAATGCCGTTATGAGTGGTGACCTGGAGTTCGGTATCGCCCAGTCCGACCGCCAGTACCAGGCCGTCCACGGGCTGGCCGAGTGGGAGAAGAAGGGACCGCAGAAAGACCTGCGGGCCGTGTTCTCCATCCATCCCGAGTCGGTGACCCTGGTGGCTGCGGTGGATGCCGGCATCAAGGATATCCGCGACCTGAAAGGTAAGAAGGTCAACATCGGCAATCCCGGTTCCGGTCAGCGCCAGAATGCCATTGACGCCCTGGAGACCGTGGGTATCGACTACAAGAAAGACCTGCAGGCTGAAAGCGCCAAGGCCTCCGAGGCCCCGGGCCTGCTCCAGGACGGTCGTATCGACGCCTTTTTCTACACCGTTGGCCATCCCTCCGGAGCCATCAAGGAAGCCACTTCCGGCGCCCGCAAGGTACGTTTTGCATCCATCACCGGTATCGACAAACTCCTGGCCAAGTATCCCTACTATGCCAGCTCGGTCATCCCGGTGGCCATGTACCCCGGAGCCCAGAACGACAAGGACGTCCCCACCTTTGGTGTAAAGGCCACCCTGGTGACCAGCGCCAAGGTACCCGATGACGTTGTCTATGCCATCACCAAGGAAGTGTTCGACAACTTCGACGACTTCAAGAAACTGCATCCTGCCTATTCCACTCTGACCAAAGAGTCCATGCTCGAAGGTCTGTCCGCACCGCTGCATCCCGGTGCCGTGAAGTACTTCAAGGAAGTCGGTCTGATGAAATAA
- a CDS encoding 4Fe-4S dicluster domain-containing protein has translation MANKTPTDSGTACKKKTARKTGKTREKFDVAFYLAWCKACGICIAFCPQKIIAADKNGKPYMTDSDRCVGCRFCEIHCPDFAITVSARTPKRRENDA, from the coding sequence ATGGCAAACAAAACACCCACAGATTCAGGCACTGCCTGCAAGAAGAAAACAGCCCGTAAAACGGGCAAGACAAGAGAGAAGTTTGATGTCGCTTTCTACCTTGCCTGGTGCAAGGCCTGCGGCATCTGCATCGCCTTCTGTCCTCAGAAGATCATCGCGGCGGATAAGAACGGTAAACCCTACATGACCGACTCCGATCGCTGTGTCGGCTGTCGTTTCTGCGAAATCCACTGTCCTGATTTTGCCATCACCGTGTCTGCCCGGACACCCAAGAGGAGGGAGAACGATGCCTGA
- a CDS encoding 2-oxoacid:acceptor oxidoreductase subunit alpha, with translation MPETNNRRLLQGNEAIVHGALAAGCRFFAGYPITPASEIAEQLSVLLPGVDGTFIQMEDEIASIGAVIGASLAGSKAMTATSGPGFSLMQENLGFACVAEVPCVIVNVMRGGPSTGLPTCPAQGDVQMARWGTHGDHPIIVLAVSSVSDSFSITVKAFNLSEKYRVPVILLSDEVVAHTRECVELPDQSDIKVVDRIRPSMPPDWYKPYEGDTRGVPPMAPFGEGYRHHVTGLIHDELGFPTQNSREIEAFHERITQKICRGFPEIQMTKGFMLDDAEVVVIAYGSVTRPAMRAVQEARENGVKAGLLQLITLFPFPRRTVSPLLQQCRAVLVPEMNLGQISREVQRVNQYDCRIVKHNRVDGQFITPMEIFKKLVKL, from the coding sequence ATGCCTGAGACCAACAACCGCCGACTGCTGCAGGGCAATGAGGCCATTGTCCACGGGGCCCTGGCCGCCGGCTGCCGGTTTTTTGCCGGCTACCCCATCACGCCGGCTTCTGAAATAGCCGAGCAGCTCTCTGTCCTGCTGCCCGGTGTGGACGGCACCTTTATTCAGATGGAGGATGAAATCGCCTCCATCGGCGCGGTCATCGGCGCCTCGCTGGCCGGGTCCAAGGCCATGACCGCCACCTCGGGACCAGGTTTTTCCCTGATGCAGGAAAACCTGGGCTTTGCCTGTGTGGCCGAAGTGCCGTGCGTTATCGTCAATGTCATGCGCGGAGGACCGTCCACCGGGTTGCCCACCTGTCCGGCCCAGGGCGACGTGCAGATGGCCCGCTGGGGAACCCATGGCGATCACCCGATCATCGTTCTGGCTGTCTCCTCGGTAAGCGATTCCTTTTCCATCACGGTCAAGGCCTTTAATCTCTCGGAAAAATACCGGGTTCCGGTCATCCTGCTCTCCGACGAGGTGGTGGCCCATACCCGTGAGTGCGTGGAACTGCCCGACCAGAGTGATATCAAGGTGGTTGACCGCATCCGGCCGAGCATGCCGCCGGACTGGTACAAACCCTATGAGGGCGATACCCGCGGAGTTCCGCCCATGGCGCCCTTTGGCGAAGGGTACCGCCATCATGTCACCGGCCTGATCCATGATGAACTGGGTTTTCCCACTCAGAACAGCCGCGAGATCGAGGCTTTCCACGAGCGGATCACCCAGAAGATCTGCCGCGGTTTTCCTGAGATCCAGATGACCAAGGGCTTTATGCTCGACGACGCCGAAGTGGTGGTCATTGCTTACGGTTCCGTGACCAGACCTGCAATGCGCGCGGTCCAGGAGGCCCGGGAAAACGGGGTCAAGGCCGGGTTGTTGCAGCTCATCACCCTGTTTCCCTTTCCGCGCCGGACGGTGAGCCCGCTCCTCCAGCAGTGCCGGGCCGTGCTGGTCCCGGAGATGAACCTGGGCCAGATCAGCCGTGAGGTACAGCGGGTGAACCAGTATGACTGCCGGATCGTCAAGCACAACCGGGTCGACGGCCAGTTCATCACCCCCATGGAAATTTTCAAGAAACTCGTCAAACTTTAA